From a single Lolium rigidum isolate FL_2022 chromosome 7, APGP_CSIRO_Lrig_0.1, whole genome shotgun sequence genomic region:
- the LOC124671564 gene encoding DDT domain-containing protein DDR4-like (The sequence of the model RefSeq protein was modified relative to this genomic sequence to represent the inferred CDS: added 39 bases not found in genome assembly): MASSPSSSPPASPSDSNPNPHAHADPRSDPPMPAASDGDGASPASPDQPEAAAPAKEDHEPPEPAEDAPTPRKTRLPRACNSKPRPPPPPPKERPRRRAAAGAAADETPQCRVVTPLVSEPDAPADLPRWRLRCMWELGSVLNFLHVFRPLLNITDELTAEDLEAALITPNGTLYDVHMPLLKSIPPVTRMAMGRGTWVTVLCRKLRDWWHWVAEGDLPIVASHGAEIEMYKELEPATRLVILKAICDIRVEQEDIRNHIDSSVKRGYDLSTFRKERIGGDSLGISYWYEDDPILGHRLYREIRRVEQVKKEPGKRSKGKRDSTPPIVSYQWETVASSFDEFDDVAEKLFSSRNRTEVSLGKKLKIEYLPEIEKIHKKKERSLKKQQREALLLDSYLTSDVTTGRSLRDRKPVTYTFDDYDRSINEAIKITKKRENSAEPVTNLNRRMLTPRPESSSNGKLNGPSPLANELYDGNSSKSDDYRDSDAEEENETLDRSNRRRRRSRRYTQDFVEALSDIDPNFDSDDDIMGEAVYDEEYLRTRKHQKTSSASEEDEEFRLEEDVEDDDEEEEEFSAGTSEDIEEPQRHTKLRSQNGRGAKRRSVGETQTGLRRSKRSSRPRINYQQYDFSDTDAEAGKAGKSDASDPDANSDGENNMELSTSSQEQQEEEDDDTEELKGSNGNSKIAEDHAVAANKEEQEEEQPQLQLQSVEKTNVPSRESESVGRTFLDLNELAPGAGFDDGPSLAMKDEDMDNS, from the exons tcCGACTCCAACCCTAACCCCCACGCCCACGCAGATCCTCGATCGGATCCTCCCATGCCCGCCGCCAGCGACGGCGACGGGGCCTCCCCCGCCTCGCCGGACCAGCCCGAGGCGGCGGCCCCGGCGAAGGAGGACCACGAGCCCCCCGAGCCGGCGGAGGACGCCCCGACCCCCAGGAAGACGCGCCTGCCGCGCGCCTGCAACAGCAAGCCGCgacccccgcccccgccccccaaggagcgcccgcgccgccgggccgccgcgggcgccgccgccgacgagacgCCCCAATGCCGCGTCGTCACGCCGCTCGTCTCCGAGCCAGACGCGCCCGCCGACCTGCCCCGCTGGCGACTCCGCTGCATGTGGGAGCTCGGCTCCGTCCTCAACTTCCTCCAC GTGTTCCGCCCTCTGCTCAACATCACGGACGAGCTCACGGCGGAGGATCTCGAGGCCGCGCTTATCACGCCTAACGGCACTCTATACGACGTTCACATGCCGCTGCTAAAG TCAATTCCCCCAGTAACCCGCATGGCTATGGGGCGCGGAACCTGGGTCACTGTTCTATGCAGGAAGCTAAGGGATTGGTGGCATTGG GTTGCAGAAGGTGATCTACCAATAGTTGCGTCgcatgg AGCTGAAATTGAAATGTACAAGGAGCTAGAACCGGCAACTCGTTTAGTGATCTTGAAAGCAATATGTGACATACGTGTTGAG CAAGAGGACATACGGAACCACATTGACAGTTCCGTAAAGCGGGGTTATGACCTTTCAACCTTCCGTAAAGAACGAATTGGTGGAGATTCCCTTGGAATCTCATATTG GTACGAAGATGATCCAATTCTTGGACATAGATTGTATCGAGAAATTAGACGAGTGGAACAGGTGAAGAAGGAACCGGGGAAGAGATCAAAGGGAAAAAGAGATTCAACTCCTCCAATTGTGTCTTATCAGTGGGAAACTGTTGCATCCAGTTTTGATGAGTTTGATGATGTTGCA GAAAAGCTATTTTCTAGTCGGAACAGGACAGAGGTTTCCCTTGGCAAAAAGTTGAAGATTGAATATCTTCCAGAGATTGAGAAGATTCATAAG AAGAAGGAGAGGTCGCTCAAAAAGCAACAGAGAGAAGCTCTCCTCCTTGATAGTTACTTGACATCAGATGTTACCACTGGTCGCTCTCTTCGTGATAGAAAGCCTGTAACATATACCTTTG ATGACTATGACCGCTCAATAAATgaggcaatcaaaataacaaa GAAAAGAGAAAACTCTGCTGAGCCTGTTACTAATCTCAATAGAAGGATGCTTACACCAAGACCGGAGTCATCAAGCAATGGCAAATTAAATGGTCCCTCACCTCTTGCTAATGAATTATATGATGGAAATTCTTCAAAGTCGGATGACTACCGAGATAGTGATgctgaagaagaaaatgaaacACTTGATCGCAG TAACCGACGGAGGAGAAGATCTCGGAGGTACACGCAAGATTTTGTTGAGGCTCTCTCTGATATTGATCCGAACTTTGACAGCGATGATGATATCATGGGAGAAGCGGTTTATGATGAGGAATATTTGAGAACTCGCAAACATCAGAAGACATCAAGTGCttctgaagaggatgaagagttcCGGTTGGAAGAGGAtgttgaagatgatgatgaagaggaagaggaattttCTGCGGGCACCAGTGAAGATATAGAGGAGCCCCAACGGCATACAAAGTTGCGAAGTCAGAATGGCCGAGGGGCTAAGCGGAGATCTGTTGGTGAAACCCAGACAGGTCTCAGGCGCAGCAAGCGTTCTTCTCGTCCACGTATTAACTATCAGCAGTATGATTTTTCAGATACGGATGCAGAGGCAGGAAAGGCAGGTAAATCAGATGCATCGGACCCCGATGCTAACTCTGATGGAGAAAATAATATGGAACTCTCAACATCGAGCCAAGAGCAacaggaagaagaggatgatgacactGAGGAATTAAAAGGTAGTAATGGCAATAGTAAAATAGCTGAAGACCATGCAGTGGCAGCAAATAAAGAGGAGCAAGAGGAGGAGCAGCCACAGCTGCAGCTACAGTCTGTCGAGAAGACGAATGTTCCCAGCAGAGAGAGTGAAAGTGTTGGAAGAACATTCTTAGATCTAAACGAGCTTGCGCCTGGTGCTGGCTTCGATGACGGGCCAAGTCTGGCAATGAAAGATGAAGACATGGATAACAGTTAG